TATATATTCGCatatataattaatttaatatcgAGAGTATATACTAATTTGCATATAAAGTTCATTTAATATTGAGAATATATATGATTCTAGTTTCTTCTTCTTTATTGCTAATACGTTATCATTCGCATATACTACGTATACAAATACTACGTATATGAATATTTCATTTGAATAGTTTATTAGTATATTctacaaatttgtaaaattccgTAATAAGTTTATAATTCGCGTATACTACGCATACGAATATTTAATTTGAATAGTCCATTAGTGTATTATCAAAATTTGTAAAATGCCGTAATAAGTTTATATtcttaatattgttatattctCATAAATTTGTAATACGACAAATTATAACTTAACATGCTCACCATGGTAATCTTCCGTATATAACCTAAAATGCTAACTATGGTATACAACctaaatttctgaaaatttgtaatttgtcGTATATTCTCAATATGGTAATATATGTGCTATGCACGACTTTTCATAATAAATTTGCTGTAAAAAAAATGACCTTCCAAAATCACAATTAAAGTCGTGCATGGCTACAATACTAAGTAGAAAGTCGTGCATAGCGCATTTGGGATTTTGGAAATCTCAAATGTGTCGTGCATAAAAAACGTACATTTGCCACTGACAAGGAACTTCTAATTTTCATTTTGCATTTTCGTCTGCTTTACATTGTATATTACAACTTTTCATTAACCTATTACTACATTGACGCATTCATAAAAATCTAATTACCATAAAAGGGTTACTAAATACATGTCCGCTATTAACTTATAGCGGAGTTCCGAGTTTTGCAAGGAAAAATACGATTGTACTTAATCTTGAGATCTTAGAtaccaaataaaaataaactaacGCCTTCAAATCTTATATTATAGCAAgtgtataattaataaaaacataaaatctcAAAATCCAATCCCTTCAAAATtgacaataaataaataaaaactctTAAAATCCAAactatatgttaaaaaaaatcaatgttGTCAAAACAACGATCGAGGTAAACACTGTTTAGTTTAGCCCCATTAATAATACGGCTTAATAATCTTCTACTCTTTGTTGCCTTTGTCTTCCTTTTCAATTTTTATCACAGCCTTCCTTTTGTTGGTGGAGTGTTGCGCCGAACTTGTTCCTTCATCGATCCCACAAGTTATTGCATCCTCAATAGGTCTTTTTGATGGAGTAATAAAGTTTCCTTCTGAGGCTTCATCTATAACTATACTTGAGGAAAGGTCCTACAACATTTTATGTATAAAAGGTCACAATTTATTTCACATATTTCCCATTTAGTGTAGTAAAAGAATTTCATAACTTTTTTAACTTACAGTTTCCTTCTCCGGTGGAGTTTTAATTGATTCATTTGAAGATACAACCTCCACATCATGTTCCTGGCAAAACATAGGTATATTAAAATCAAATCTATAACAATATATTAAGATTTTGTTAGTTGTAGTAATTACCTCCACATTAGGATTGACATCCATAAATTGGTTGATCAATTGCTCATCGTCACTAATTTTAAGCACAGTGTATTTTTCCCAGTTTTGTTCAAGATTGTACTTAGAAATTtgaattttaaacaaaaatctctTATTTAAGAGCATATTGAGTTCTTCGGGAATTGATTCACTTTTATCATCCTAAAAACAAATATACAATGTAAGCATATGTTAGTAAAATATGATGGTGAATTGGTACTTGAATAgtaatttatttaaatgtacGAGATAATTAAGATGCTACCAAAATAAAACAATATCTTAACCAAAACATATCTTATTTTAAAATAGGTAAATAAATTACCttgtgcgacttattctttaaaTCCACTGCTGATATTTGAAGTATTTGAAAAATCTCTCGATCAAAAATGATAAAGGTTGCAAATCCATTGTCATCTTCCACTGTTACAGTGACCTTGTACCTGATAAACATCAATCGTTATttgttaaataataaaataacttGTAACTCGTACAAAAATAATTACACAATAATTTTTGATATTAAAAAGATACCTTGGTGGTGCAGATTTAACATGTGAATCACACTTTGAGCACCAAAATGTTCCACCTCCTTCATAGTCAACTTTCTTGTTACAAAGTTTACATGAATTATAATACCATTTGGTTTCATTTTCTATAGAAATAATGTACGCAAGTACCACGCAATAACATTCCTGCAAAAGTTTTTTACAATGGTATATTATTGATATTTATCAATCACTAATTTGTGTAGGAATCTGATACGGGTATCACTATCATTACCTCATTTTTTTTGCATATCTCATCTAACCGTATACGTTCGGACAATACTAAGAACTCATCAGATATGGAATGTGAACTTTGACTTGACAAGTGAGTTAGTCTTGATGATTGACAATCCCCATCCACAATactataaacaaaaaaaataacaattcaGTATGCGTTAAAATATGTTTATAACTCTTAAGAATATGTTTATGTCCTAAAAAATACCTTTTCCTGAATTCATTCATTTCGGGTATGTCTTCATTGACCAGTATTTTAGTTGCAGAAAGCGAATTTGAAATTGATACTTCACCTACATCAAATACATTATTGTAATATAAACACGACATAATTATAATATGCAGTATGGTTAATAAAGAAAGTGTACTCCGCTATAACTTTTATTACCTTTGAAAACCTTGATTTGAGCAAATTGAATAACAACGATAATGCGTCCATTATGACTTTCATTTTGTTTATAGGAAACCATATGTTGAGCATATTTTCCCCATAATGCGCATTTTAATGTGTTATTGCTaccaaagaaaagaaaagattaAAGTATGCCATATAAAAATATACATATAATATACAATTATTAATTTGAAAAATTAGGGTAATTAAATTCTTTACTTCGTATCTTCAATTTCAAGTGGCAAAAACCAGTTTGGGGTGTTGGTTGTTGATTTATCTACGATATCACCAATGCCGGTTACTTCTCCAATTACATCTGTAAACATATAAATGTGActattaaataatcaaatcgaATGAACTATATATGCAAAATAAATAAGCCGAAAATCATACCAACTAAAATCGCATCATCAATTTCATTCTGAAGTATTTTGTCAAAAGAGACAAGTTCCAAACCATATAAGGGGAGTTTATCATCTCCACATTCCTTAACTATAGTCTTGTAAAAGAAATTAATTCTGTAGGTATGGATAGTTGGCCTATGTTTTCCCAAATTTGACTCTACTCCAAAATTAGCAATAATTCGCGAAGATCCTACTTACATAAGATTTTTAAATTTATCCATGAGAGATTTTTTTATGATGGCTTGAATTTTAGACCCAtgtgacaaaaaaaaaagactatGAGAATGATAATAAACAACATGAAAAACCTACAACAAAGATACTTTGTCAtatacgaaataattaaaagtaCCTTTTCATCAATCAAGACCATTTTGATAGccttaatttcagttttttgTAGTAATCTGGTTTCTCCCAAAGCCATAGAATTCTAACCTTTATTTTCCAGTTCTCCTTAAGCGGAGTTATATCACTAAGCATAGTTATTGAATGAGCCATCTATAACCTATTAAGTATGTATTTGATAATTTTTGAATGTATGGTTATATTGTGTCTTTGATGACTTATATACTGATGGACTATTGATATATGCGGTATAAATCGTTCTTATATATGTCAATCTATGACTATTGCACGGCAAGTGTTTAGTTTTAGCACAAATCTTTGAGGAGAATATATACTATAGAATTAGGGAAAGGAATTATTTAGTATACATATTGCACGGCAAGTGTTTAGTATTGCACAAATCTTTGAAGAATCTATACCTAAGAATTAGGGAAAGAAATGATTTAGTATACTTTTGCTAATACGTATACTTTTGTTAGTGTTTCGATATCCGTAATTAGGGAAATTAAACAAATCTTTGAGGAATATATCCCTACGCATTAGGGAAAGGAATCTTTTTAAACCTCCCTGATATAATCAAGGCCAATTATACGTACAAATTTGTAAACATAAAATCTTTGATATGCAATATAGTTAATTAACGTATAGTAAGTATATATTTTCTCAATATGCACAAATCTTCAACGTATAGTAAGGATATTTTAATAATCAAATCTGATTAAGTGTATTTTAAGATTAATTAATTacacaataaatttaatttaattaggggAAGGGAAATGGGCGGGAATTTTTTTAATGTGAGAGCGCCACGTGGCAGTTTTGGTTTTAgtggcctctcttttagtattgTTATAGATTAAAAGGCGTTCTTAAGAAtgtatacgtgtcacgtatacCTATCCTcattacgccacgtcaccactaattagtatcatgacatgtcattacaacaaaaaaatattaaaaggcgttcttAAGAAtgtatacgtgtcacgtatacCTATCAGGGATTGAACACtagacctctttgttaaaagttacacttcctACCATCTTAGCCAACCACAACTTATGTTATATCTTTCTACATAAACATATATATTCTTTTGACGTTAAATAATACATTAAACAAAAGTGAAtgtaaaaaaaaagggaaaaaaagataatgattacttaatttataaatgttcCGTTATTACTTTTCTAGCTTAAgcctcaaaaacaaaaaacaaaaaacggtGTAATAAAACAACTAATTTTGAAGAAAAGTATCcaactttgttttgattttcaaatGTGGGGTTTCATATTTGGGAAAgttgttgatcggccactaaTCTTTTGTCACCACCGTAATTCGATGTCATTTGATGTCGACGAAAACTCCAT
This Spinacia oleracea cultivar Varoflay chromosome 6, BTI_SOV_V1, whole genome shotgun sequence DNA region includes the following protein-coding sequences:
- the LOC110786342 gene encoding replication protein A 70 kDa DNA-binding subunit B, with protein sequence MFTDVIGEVTGIGDIVDKSTTNTPNWFLPLEIEDTNNNTLKCALWGKYAQHMVSYKQNESHNGRIIVVIQFAQIKVFKGEVSISNSLSATKILVNEDIPEMNEFRKSIVDGDCQSSRLTHLSSQSSHSISDEFLVLSERIRLDEICKKNEECYCVVLAYIISIENETKWYYNSCKLCNKKVDYEGGGTFWCSKCDSHVKSAPPRYKVTVTVEDDNGFATFIIFDREIFQILQISAVDLKNKSHKDDKSESIPEELNMLLNKRFLFKIQISKYNLEQNWEKYTVLKISDDEQLINQFMDVNPNVEEHDVEVVSSNESIKTPPEKETDLSSSIVIDEASEGNFITPSKRPIEDAITCGIDEGTSSAQHSTNKRKAVIKIEKEDKGNKE